A section of the Paenibacillus aurantius genome encodes:
- a CDS encoding MerR family transcriptional regulator, which produces MKISQLSKETGASARSIRYYEKKKLLTAKRLDNDYREFDEADVKRIKTIQIYLELGMSTKEILEILKCHDNYDAYDSDEFCEEMLGAYEEKHAEIVLQIQTMTTVQRKLEKRIEQMRVQKTMISTAIGSAEQSSKAIVAKKV; this is translated from the coding sequence ATGAAAATAAGCCAGCTTTCCAAAGAGACCGGTGCCAGTGCCCGATCGATCCGATATTACGAAAAGAAAAAGCTGCTGACTGCAAAGCGGTTAGATAATGATTATCGCGAATTTGACGAAGCGGACGTCAAGCGAATCAAAACGATACAAATTTATTTAGAGCTCGGTATGTCAACGAAGGAAATTCTTGAAATTTTGAAGTGCCATGATAATTACGATGCTTACGACAGCGATGAGTTCTGCGAGGAAATGCTCGGAGCTTATGAGGAAAAACATGCAGAGATCGTCCTTCAAATTCAAACGATGACTACGGTACAACGGAAGCTGGAAAAACGTATTGAACAAATGAGAGTTCAGAAAACGATGATAAGCACGGCTATCGGTTCCGCCGAACAATCAAGCAAAGCTATAGTAGCGAAAAAGGTTTAA
- a CDS encoding NAD(P)-dependent oxidoreductase — protein sequence MKENEQRENTNTARVTYPPVSVIGLGMMGSALARTFLKEGHQTTVWNRTPGKADALMKQGAKVASTVNEAIAASPIVVICVLDYGALHEILEEAGELLVGRAIVNLTNGTPAQARRTAAWVTHRGAEYLDGGIMAVPQMIGTSGALVLYSGSEKVFQTYQPTLKGIGGVNYLGEDPGLAPLYDLALLSAMYGMFGGFFHAVAMIRSEQIKAETFTSLVVPWLQAMSGSLPLMAQAVDAENHQTDVSSLSINQTAFSNFIEVCGELGISNELMIPIQGLINRGVAEGYGADGLSRIVELIRNPVSV from the coding sequence ATGAAAGAAAATGAACAAAGGGAGAATACGAACACAGCGAGAGTTACCTACCCGCCAGTAAGCGTAATCGGCTTAGGCATGATGGGTTCGGCTCTTGCCCGAACGTTCCTGAAGGAAGGACATCAGACGACCGTCTGGAATCGCACGCCTGGCAAAGCAGATGCCCTTATGAAGCAAGGGGCGAAGGTCGCAAGCACAGTAAACGAAGCGATTGCAGCGAGTCCGATAGTGGTGATCTGCGTGCTGGATTACGGGGCCCTACACGAGATACTGGAGGAGGCAGGTGAGCTATTGGTCGGCCGGGCGATCGTAAATCTCACAAACGGGACTCCGGCACAGGCCCGACGAACAGCCGCCTGGGTGACCCACCGGGGTGCCGAATATCTGGACGGCGGGATTATGGCTGTTCCCCAGATGATCGGCACCTCTGGCGCACTTGTGCTGTACAGCGGATCGGAAAAGGTTTTTCAAACCTACCAACCGACACTGAAGGGGATCGGGGGCGTGAATTATCTTGGCGAAGACCCCGGGTTGGCACCCCTGTACGACTTGGCGCTGTTAAGCGCCATGTACGGGATGTTCGGCGGCTTTTTCCATGCCGTTGCGATGATCCGTTCGGAGCAGATTAAAGCGGAAACGTTCACTTCGCTTGTGGTGCCTTGGCTCCAAGCCATGTCGGGCTCGTTGCCCTTGATGGCACAGGCGGTTGATGCAGAAAATCATCAAACGGACGTATCCAGCCTTTCTATCAACCAGACGGCATTTTCCAATTTCATCGAAGTCTGCGGAGAGTTGGGTATCAGTAATGAGCTTATGATTCCTATTCAAGGGCTGATCAATCGTGGTGTTGCGGAAGGCTACGGTGCGGATGGGCTTTCAAGGATAGTTGAGCTTATCCGGAATCCGGTTTCGGTTTAA
- the gap gene encoding type I glyceraldehyde-3-phosphate dehydrogenase, with protein MKVGLSGTGRIGRLFLRRAFSQVGTLCDTVVINSTCSLPTLAHLLQYDTVHGKWDAEVLADSDGLFINGRRVHVLAERDPGKIKWQHHGVQLVIDATGKFTDRASLGKHFQGGVRKVLLTAPGKGLDLTVVMGVNEKAYDPARHHLLSAASCTTNCLAPVLHVLDRAFVVEEGWMTTVHAYTNDQNHLDNPHKDLRRARACTSSIIPTTSGVTSALADVLPHLASRLNGLSIRVPTPDVSLLDLQVSLGRTVQAAEIKEAFEAAVKDGMGTYLEYNELPLVSSDYIGNEKSAVIDGISLMVRNNQLKLLAWYDNEWAYACRVFDLAQYIAKAEGRLQQEEEPSSSCRSTDFIIKNTS; from the coding sequence ATGAAGGTTGGACTTAGCGGTACCGGTAGAATCGGAAGATTGTTCCTTCGAAGAGCATTCTCGCAGGTGGGAACACTTTGCGATACGGTCGTCATCAACTCGACGTGTTCCTTGCCTACCTTAGCGCACCTGCTTCAATATGATACCGTCCATGGCAAGTGGGATGCGGAGGTTCTAGCGGATTCAGACGGGTTATTCATTAATGGTCGGCGGGTACATGTTCTTGCGGAAAGGGATCCCGGAAAGATCAAGTGGCAACACCATGGCGTCCAGCTTGTCATTGATGCGACAGGGAAGTTTACCGACCGAGCTTCCCTCGGCAAGCACTTTCAAGGGGGCGTCCGCAAGGTTCTGCTGACGGCGCCGGGAAAAGGGTTGGATCTCACTGTGGTCATGGGAGTCAATGAGAAGGCTTATGATCCCGCAAGGCATCATCTGCTCTCGGCTGCCTCCTGCACGACCAACTGCCTGGCTCCGGTTCTCCATGTTCTAGACCGTGCGTTTGTGGTTGAGGAAGGGTGGATGACTACTGTGCATGCTTACACCAATGATCAGAATCATCTAGATAATCCTCACAAGGATTTGCGCCGGGCGCGGGCGTGCACGAGTTCGATCATCCCAACGACATCCGGCGTAACAAGTGCTTTGGCGGATGTGCTTCCTCACCTAGCCTCGCGCCTGAATGGGCTATCCATTAGAGTTCCAACACCGGATGTATCCCTGCTTGATCTTCAAGTTTCTCTAGGCAGAACCGTTCAAGCCGCGGAAATCAAGGAGGCCTTCGAAGCAGCGGTTAAGGATGGGATGGGGACCTATCTTGAGTATAACGAGTTGCCACTCGTTTCTTCCGATTACATTGGAAACGAAAAGTCGGCAGTGATCGATGGCATCAGCCTCATGGTCCGAAATAATCAGCTCAAACTGTTGGCCTGGTATGACAATGAATGGGCTTATGCATGTAGAGTATTCGATCTTGCTCAATACATTGCGAAAGCTGAAGGCAGGCTTCAACAGGAGGAGGAGCCCAGTAGTTCTTGTCGTTCGACTGACTTTATCATCAAAAATACAAGTTGA